Below is a genomic region from Triticum dicoccoides isolate Atlit2015 ecotype Zavitan chromosome 5A, WEW_v2.0, whole genome shotgun sequence.
AAGCAATAACTTGAATTTCGACCCTCAAACAGTAATAACAATGCGAATTTCTGTGCAGGAAAGCTACCAGTACTTGCTGACCATAAATGCGTTTGGACATAGACGTACTATGTGCTGCTCTAGAATCATCACATACATAAACCGTGCAAGAGGTAGGTAGCAGGAGCATTTGCATGCACCGTGCACCTGAGAGGTGTATGGACAGCAATTCCGAGTCAACACATCGTATCTACTCGTATGTGCCCGCTCCTGGACGAAACGCACGGGCACGGTGGACACGACCCGGCGGTCGACACACGACCTGCGACCGCGTCCGCATGCAGCTGCAGCTGCAGCCCGTCACCACCGCCAATCCACGTCACCGTGGACCTTGGCATACAGGCAATCCCATGCCACGCGTACTCGGTCGGCACTGAATAACATTTCTGCGCTCCATTTTTCTTTTCTGTTGTTGCCGGGAAATCTTTCTGTACACTACACGTAGTTCCCGCCAGCATTACACAAAACTAACTCAATAAGCGCATTAAATTAAATTATTGTCCAACAATCTCTCGTGTTACACCAGCCCAGCGCAAGCATAAAttcctgctcctgctcctgctgctgctgactccttcccccccttcctcctcctcgacaagACTACAACCATTAGGCCGTTGCTAGATGGAGGTGGAGACtgtgatgcctcctccggcggccgGGCTGGACCGCGTGGACTCTGCCGCGCGGGAGCCGACTCACACGGAGTCCTCCTTGCCGTCGCCGGCGGCTGGAGGCGGCGCGAATGGCGCGGCGACCAAGGTGCAGAAGGTCTACCGGAGCTACCGGACCAGGCGCAAGCTCGCCGACTCCGCCGTCGTCGTCGAGGAGCTCTGGTAACCAGATCCTACGCAAAAAGATAACGTGTTTCTTTTCTTCCATTTGGTCGTCTCATAATTTTGGCAAAGAAAATCGCCCAAACCCGCCTTTCTTGGGATTCTGCGCTTATTGCTGCCCTTTTCTTTGCTTGTTGCCCTCCGGTCAGCCGGAGATTTTGGCGTCGGCAATGCCTGATTTGCTTTGTCTTGATGAtatatttgtttttgtttttaaaaGGAGGATAGCCCCCGGCCTTTGCATCATTGATTTGTCTTGATGGCTACGGGTGCTGAAAATTAATCTGTTTTTCATTTGTTTGGATTGAATGAAGGTGGGAAGCGCTGGACTTCGCGCGGCTAAACCACAGCACCATCTCCTTCTACGACGACCCGGAGCCGGAGACCGCCGCCTCGCGCTGGAACCGCGTCAGCCTCAATGCATCCAAGGTCTTGCCGCTTTCCCTTTCCCCGCGTCAATCGCCAGCGCAAGGCAGCTCACCATGGCCTTTTCCCCACAAGAAAATGATTCTTTTGATTGGAATTCTCCTTGATTTTAGCTCCAACACATGTTCATGAGCTTGATGCAGGTGGGTCAGGGTTTATCCAAGGATGCCAAGGCTCTTAAGCTGGCTTTCCAGCACTGGATCGAGGCTGTGAGTACAAAAACCGTACACATCAACTACTGCTTTCAACCTAATTTTAGTAGTATTGTATCTGCTGCCTTTCTATGCTCTTCAAATGAGTGTGAAAAGAATCAGTTGACTTGGACTTTCAGTTAGCTGTGAACATCCATGATAAAAGTTCTGCAGCTTGCACTGTTGACTTGACCTCTACTTGCAAAATTTTGAAATCCATGTGCCATCTTGTAGATTGATCCAAGACATAGGTACGGGCACAACCTGCATTTCTACTATGATGCCTGGTGCCAAACCCAGGCTGGCCAGCCCTTCTTCTACTGGTAAGAAAATGACTGCCACTATGTGTATCAAAGTTTTGCTGTTCAAACGAAATGATGCAATCAATATGTAGCTGTCATTTTCCTACAAGATAAGTCTGATGGATTTTGCACGGAAATTGATAAGTCTTTTTCTTTTTGCATATTCAGGCTCGATATTGGTGAGGGAAAAGATATAGAGCTTCCAGAATGTTCAAGGGCTCTGCTGAAAAAGCAATGCATAAGATATCTTGGTCCAGTAAGATTATTTGCATAACGAATGCTATCTTTATTTGAAACGATACCATTCTTACTGAAAATATTTCACTGAGAGCTGCATTAGAACTTCAGACTGCTAAACTCATTCAATGCTCAAGTTTCTTCAGCAAGCCTCAGTTGCGATTAAAAAATACCAATAACTTTGTGCTTCTCATCTTTAACTTCTAAAATATGTTTTGATCATAATGAAAACGTGctttaggtgctggatcaagggcaGCACCATGCTAAGCGTTGTCACATGCAGAGTCAATATTGAAGCTAACAATACCATGGTCATCATCAATGCCAACCCTAGTTGTCCCTCCTCctccctagccgcccctcctcctcttcccttcctcgccgccgcctgaggcagccgccaggcaagcccggggcgccaaggatggtggcggcggggccttgGTTGCCCTGCCTCTGCGTGGGGAACCCCGGATCTGGAGCGGCGGCTTCATTGGCAAGGCACGGCCGGCTAGCAGCCGTGCGGGCGGTGGATCTGGCGTCCCGGCCGCGCGGGCGGCGGGATCCGGTGGTCGTTGGTGGCCGGCGGCGGTTTCTGCGGTGGCCGGTGCGCGCGATCTggcgcctcccctcctccactgTTTGGCGTGCAGGCCAACCTCGTCGGGCCGCGCTTCCTTGGGTCGTCGGTTTTGTACAGGAGGCGCTGCTGGTGGCGTGGATCTAGTTCAGGAGAAATCCCTGGTCGGCCATGGCCGGCCGCGTCGACGGCGACGCCTGAGGGCGctgttcccctccttggaggcgtcggtatGGACTGATCCCCTCACTTCCCCTTCCCCTGGGTCTCTCGGGCGAAAGCCCTAACTTTGTTGGGCGGCGACGGCGCTCACGgcgccgttcccttcttgaaggcaccgctttgggaaccttggggccgggtggcgcttgtgggtggtgggcgacggcggtggtgcggccctatcctagcatggatctgcgtccgttgcttggagatggactcacgtaggtggaggtcgtcgtttggcgtcaaggtggcgtcgatggcggaggcACCTACCAAGGTtggcacctcaatctgctctgaagatggactagTGGTAGATGgtggcgacgacacatgtgagtgcgtcagaccggtttGTGCCCCGGACCCAGTATGTGGCTCAgtcggggcctccggctttagatgttaggcttaggtgagaggtctaGGTATTTGGCTCAccttgcaccccttcatcatatggattggagtagcggcagatgttgccaagatggcggattcaggcatattgttgtactactttgtaaggtcctcaagaataatcaataaaatggccgtatgcatctcccagatgcagaggccgggggtcatcctccttttctaaaaaaaatgatcATCATCAATTCATGAAGGAGTTAAGAACAATAGTTAATACATTATTTAGTCTGTAAGTATATCTATTTACTTAGGAAAGAGAAGGTTAAAATAGGAAGCTATTGATAGGGTTTGCTGGGAATGATATTTAGTTAGGCAAGAGATAGGTTATTTAGTTGGTAAGAATATCTCAGGTGTAAAGACAAAACTAAGCAAAAGAGCCTGCCTAACTTCGACAGGGATTGGGCCGTGCTGGCATCTACATGAGGATGAGTGCCCTATCCTCGGTCGCTGGACTTCTGCGGCCCGCTGCACATGACATACGTCTTAATGCTATTGTAAATAAATAAATACTCCCTCTGCCCAGAATTGTAAGGCATACACATACGCTTCTCAAATTTATTGGTCAATAATGTGTGGATTACTTTATACAAAAATTGGTATCATTGGATTCATCCTAAAAGCACTTTTCAGTAGTATCAATTTGTACGAGATAATCCACATAGTTGGGAAAATCGTTGGTCAAAGTTACATCTTGGAAACATGCATTCCTTATATTTCTGGACAGAGTTATCGAAGATAAATTTAACTGCAAAAGTTCCAGAAGTATTGAATTATGTTTAATACTTTATATGTATGAGGTCATAGAACTCCTTAGTCTGTGCCATTTATACTTCTCTTTGATTGTTCATCTTAACCACAACACACCCAACATGTTCAGATTAGTCATAACAAATTGCCACATGAAAGTTTGGAAGAAGATAGTTAAGCATGAACTCTGTAACAATTGTCTAATGTTTTGCAGCAAGAGCGTGAGTACTATGAGTACATCATTAAAGAGGGAAAGAGTGTCCACAAGATATCTGGAGAACCACTTGATACAAGCCAGGGCTCTAAAGGGACAAAATGGATTTTTGTTATGAGCACAGCAAAGAAACTTTATGCTGGGCAGGTAGTTTGATAACTTACAGAATTTTATTGCTGCTGAGCACTGTTATATCGTGTTTTTGAAGATTAGCTTCACTAAATGTTTACCTTGTATGCTTATTTCTATATCCAGAAAGAGAGAGGTGTATTCCAGCACTCCAGCTTTTTAGCAGGAGGTGCAACTATAGCTGCTGGAAGGTTTACGGCAGAAAATGGAGTTATCAAGGTATTGTTGAGAACCACCATCCTATCTTAGTGCCACCATTTACAAACAGATTTTACACTTGGTGAATTGTTACTTAAATATTGTATCTATATCCCAAAAGATCTAATAGCATACTCACAATTTTGTTCTTATGCTTTCTC
It encodes:
- the LOC119302423 gene encoding IQ domain-containing protein IQM3-like, with amino-acid sequence MEVETVMPPPAAGLDRVDSAAREPTHTESSLPSPAAGGGANGAATKVQKVYRSYRTRRKLADSAVVVEELWWEALDFARLNHSTISFYDDPEPETAASRWNRVSLNASKVGQGLSKDAKALKLAFQHWIEAIDPRHRYGHNLHFYYDAWCQTQAGQPFFYWLDIGEGKDIELPECSRALLKKQCIRYLGPQEREYYEYIIKEGKSVHKISGEPLDTSQGSKGTKWIFVMSTAKKLYAGQKERGVFQHSSFLAGGATIAAGRFTAENGVIKSIWAYSGHYKPSAENLTNFMSFLEENGVDLKEVEVRSSTKEDYYEDPVPNIKENPAAAAMMASNTPQLKLPSNMVPEDKASGPSPQTEADEDNNVRVEQTRSAYQRTLSGGLQSHLDAVVSQDAILERVNSKSRSKSYQLGHRLSLKWSTGNGPRIGCVKDYPIELRMQALEMVQLSPRASTPPASWRVPS